The Syngnathoides biaculeatus isolate LvHL_M chromosome 6, ASM1980259v1, whole genome shotgun sequence genome has a window encoding:
- the LOC133501913 gene encoding tyrosine-protein kinase CSK-like yields MAKTPWPKGTECVAKFSFKGSSEHHLPFQEGDVLTVIAATENPQWYIAKNAQGHKGSVPTSHIQKCVESLGNRSKLNLMPWFHGKITRLQAERLLSPPKMGFFLVRESTNHPGDYTLCLSTDDIVEHYHIRHEHGKLSIDDETYFDNLIQLVEHYKSIPDGLCTRLSTPKLEQKTVAVQDEFLRGGWVKNRKDFVLQKTIGRGEFGEVMLAEYKGNKVAVKRLKNHATAQAFIAETSFMMKLSHTNLVKLLGVIAEEDGSLYIVTEYMIKGTLVDYLRSRGRTVLTSVDLNNFAVDVCEAMVYLESNNLVHRDLAARNVLLSEELIAKVSDFGLAREVSSLEDANKLPVKWTSPEALKEKKFSTKSDVWSFGVLLWEIYSFGRMPYPKVQLKDVGPLVEKGYRMPIPDGCPEALYDIMNHCWQMDPHSRPTFKLLKEWLLYSEDLRRTLL; encoded by the exons ATGGCAAAG ACTCCGTGGCCCAAAGGCACAGAGTGTGTGGCCAAATTCAGCTTTAAAGGCTCGTCGGAGCACCACCTCCCCTTTCAAGAAGGAGATGTGTTGACTGTCATTGCGGCCACAGAG AATCCACAGTGGTACATTGCTAAAAATGCACAAGGGCATAAAGGGAGCGTTCCCACGAGCCACATTCAGAAGTGTGTCGAATCTTTGGGAAATCGCAGCAAGCTGAATCTTATGCC ATGGTTTCATGGCAAAATAACGCGGCTCCAGGCCGAGAGGTTGCTCTCCCCACCAAAGATGGGCTTTTTCTTGGTGAGAGAAAGCACCAACCATCCCGGCGACTACACGCTGTGCCTGAGCACGGACGACATTGTGGAACACTACCACATTAGACACGAGCACGGCAAGCTCAGCATCGATGATGAAACCTACTTTGACAACCTCATCCAGCTGGTTGAG CACTATAAAAGCATCCCTGATGGTCTGTGCACTCGTCTAAGCACGCCAAAGTTGGAGCAAAAGACTGTAGCGGTCCAAGATGAGTTTTTGAGAG GTGGCTGGGTGAAGAACAGAAAGGACTTTGTGTTACAGAAGACCATTGGAAGGGGAGAGTTTGGAG AAGTCATGTTGGCTGAGTACAAAGGGAACAAAGTAGCCGTGAAGCGCCTTAAAAATCATGCTACGGCGCAAGCCTTCATTGCAGAGACCTCTTTCATGAT GAAATTGAGTCATACGAACTTGGTGAAGCTGCTTGGCGTGATTGCAGAGGAGGATGGCAGTTTGTACATTGTTACGGAGTACATGATAAAA ggtacTTTGGTGGACTACCTACGGTCCAGGGGGCGGACAGTACTCACTAGTGTTGATCTTAATAACTTTGCAGT AGATGTCTGTGAGGCCATGGTCTATTTGGAGTCCAATAACTTGGTCCACCGAGACCTCGCAGCCCGTAATGTTCTGTTATCAGAGGAACTCATCGCCAAAGTCAGCGACTTTGGCTTGGCCAGGGAGGTGTCTTCGCTCGAGGATGCTAACAAGCTTCCTGTGAAGTGGACGTCACCGGAGGCCCTCAAAGAAAAG AAATTCTCCACCAAATCAGATGTTTGGAGTTTTGGTGTTTTGCTCTGGGAGATTTACTCATTTGGACGAATGCCATACCCGAAAGTT CAACTAAAAGACGTGGGGCCTCTTGTGGAGAAAGGATACCGGATGCCGATTCCCGATGGGTGTCCGGAAGCTCTCTACGACATCATGAACCACTGCTGGCAAATGGACCCTCATTCTCGACCCACTTTTAAACTGTTGAAAGAGTGGCTCTTATATAGCGAAGACTTGCGCCGCACACtcctctga